A stretch of Eleutherodactylus coqui strain aEleCoq1 chromosome 2, aEleCoq1.hap1, whole genome shotgun sequence DNA encodes these proteins:
- the BAG4 gene encoding BAG family molecular chaperone regulator 4 isoform X2 — MSTTHRAGDGSGYYPSGDVLARQRHGEAAPGWSSGYYPQETARNWAGGGEMGGAGGAQNSPYPGYDPSGWSCAGQPRPPYPPTYTVGSQGMEHYSNGSYGQPYNQSTMNPPYPGLHPANPYYPPPSQPAYPVDPYKSAMQQAAPPGPTHWGYPQQGCHNIPQQRPPFPQYPAPGPREESWNVYGNPNHYQWHSAPPPNPNDPHYMTGGRPPWPGGDVQSPVYDVKETPQNPGYNHQRPFPGYPSDVPQSCPPPELKPNLPPPNPHYSASPQMYNRKEPSNPELAPRPKEANNNPADASSATHPGILKIKEVLERVVDLESEVDEFVGRKTDMSYRCLEELLTKELLELDSVETGGQEGIRHARKEAVRKLQSILERLERKGL; from the exons ATGTCGACTACGCACAGAGCCGGGGATGGTAGCGGATATTATCCGAGCGGGGACGTGCTGGCGCGGCAGCGGCACGGGGAGGCGGCTCCCGGCTGGAGCTCCGGATACTACCCCCAGGAGACTGCGAGGAACTGGGCCGGAGGCGGAGAGATGGGAGGAGCCGGCGGAGCGCAG AACTCTCCATACCCTGGATACGATCCCAGCGGCTGGTCCTGTGCCGGGCAACCTCGTCCTCCATATCCCCCCACGTATACAGTCGGCAGTCAG GGCATGGAGCATTACAGCAACGGTTCCTATGGACAACCGTATAACCAGTCTACAATGAACCCACCTTATCCTGGCCTCCACCCAGCCAACCCGTACTACCCACCTCCATCACAGCCTGCTTATCCCGTTGATCCCTACAAATCAGCCATGCAGCAAGCGGCTCCACCAGGACCCACTCATTGGGGGTACCCCCAGCAAGGTTGTCACAACATTCCTCAGCAGCGTCCCCCCTTTCCTCAGTACCCCGCGCCG GGTCCTAGAGAGGAGAGCTGGAATGTGTATGGGAATCCAAACCACTACCAATGGCACTCTGCACCACCGCCCAACCCGAATGACCCTCATTATATGACCGGAGGCAGACCCCCTTGGCCAGGAGGAGATGTCCAGTCGCCAGTGTATGACGTAAAG GAAACCCCTCAAAATCCTGGCTACAACCACCAGAGACCATTCCCAGGCTACCCTTCAGATGTCCCACAATCGTGTCCACCCCCCGAACTTAAGCCGAACCTTCCTCCACCCAACCCTCATTACAGCGCCTCTCCACAGATGTATAACAGGAAGGAGCCTTCAAATCCAGAACTTGCTCCTCGGCCCAAAGAAGCCAACAACAACCCAGCCGACGCTTCAAGCGCCACACATCCAGGAATATTAAAGATCAAGGAGGTCTTGGAAAGGGTAGTAGATCTCGAAAGCGAAGTGGATGAGTTTGTAGGGAGAAAGACTGACATGAGTTATCGTTGTTTAGAAGAGCTGTTGACCAAGGAATTACTAGAGCTAGATTCGGTAGAGACTGGCGGCCAGGAAGGTATTCGGCACGCACGGAAGGAGGCTGTGAGAAAACTGCAGTCCATTTTGGAGAGGCTTGAGAGGAAGGGGCTGTGA
- the BAG4 gene encoding BAG family molecular chaperone regulator 4 isoform X1 produces MSTTHRAGDGSGYYPSGDVLARQRHGEAAPGWSSGYYPQETARNWAGGGEMGGAGGAQNSPYPGYDPSGWSCAGQPRPPYPPTYTVGSQGMEHYSNGSYGQPYNQSTMNPPYPGLHPANPYYPPPSQPAYPVDPYKSAMQQAAPPGPTHWGYPQQGCHNIPQQRPPFPQYPAPQGPREESWNVYGNPNHYQWHSAPPPNPNDPHYMTGGRPPWPGGDVQSPVYDVKETPQNPGYNHQRPFPGYPSDVPQSCPPPELKPNLPPPNPHYSASPQMYNRKEPSNPELAPRPKEANNNPADASSATHPGILKIKEVLERVVDLESEVDEFVGRKTDMSYRCLEELLTKELLELDSVETGGQEGIRHARKEAVRKLQSILERLERKGL; encoded by the exons ATGTCGACTACGCACAGAGCCGGGGATGGTAGCGGATATTATCCGAGCGGGGACGTGCTGGCGCGGCAGCGGCACGGGGAGGCGGCTCCCGGCTGGAGCTCCGGATACTACCCCCAGGAGACTGCGAGGAACTGGGCCGGAGGCGGAGAGATGGGAGGAGCCGGCGGAGCGCAG AACTCTCCATACCCTGGATACGATCCCAGCGGCTGGTCCTGTGCCGGGCAACCTCGTCCTCCATATCCCCCCACGTATACAGTCGGCAGTCAG GGCATGGAGCATTACAGCAACGGTTCCTATGGACAACCGTATAACCAGTCTACAATGAACCCACCTTATCCTGGCCTCCACCCAGCCAACCCGTACTACCCACCTCCATCACAGCCTGCTTATCCCGTTGATCCCTACAAATCAGCCATGCAGCAAGCGGCTCCACCAGGACCCACTCATTGGGGGTACCCCCAGCAAGGTTGTCACAACATTCCTCAGCAGCGTCCCCCCTTTCCTCAGTACCCCGCGCCG CAGGGTCCTAGAGAGGAGAGCTGGAATGTGTATGGGAATCCAAACCACTACCAATGGCACTCTGCACCACCGCCCAACCCGAATGACCCTCATTATATGACCGGAGGCAGACCCCCTTGGCCAGGAGGAGATGTCCAGTCGCCAGTGTATGACGTAAAG GAAACCCCTCAAAATCCTGGCTACAACCACCAGAGACCATTCCCAGGCTACCCTTCAGATGTCCCACAATCGTGTCCACCCCCCGAACTTAAGCCGAACCTTCCTCCACCCAACCCTCATTACAGCGCCTCTCCACAGATGTATAACAGGAAGGAGCCTTCAAATCCAGAACTTGCTCCTCGGCCCAAAGAAGCCAACAACAACCCAGCCGACGCTTCAAGCGCCACACATCCAGGAATATTAAAGATCAAGGAGGTCTTGGAAAGGGTAGTAGATCTCGAAAGCGAAGTGGATGAGTTTGTAGGGAGAAAGACTGACATGAGTTATCGTTGTTTAGAAGAGCTGTTGACCAAGGAATTACTAGAGCTAGATTCGGTAGAGACTGGCGGCCAGGAAGGTATTCGGCACGCACGGAAGGAGGCTGTGAGAAAACTGCAGTCCATTTTGGAGAGGCTTGAGAGGAAGGGGCTGTGA